The following proteins are co-located in the Deltaproteobacteria bacterium genome:
- a CDS encoding YlxR family protein, with amino-acid sequence MATPERTCIGCGQKRPQAELVRLARVDERVVVDGGRRLAGRGGYICGPQCVEGAVKRKGFGRAFRGKALADAQALVAGLKEALAIRGVTLTAAEGKH; translated from the coding sequence ATGGCCACGCCCGAGCGCACCTGCATCGGGTGTGGCCAGAAGCGCCCTCAAGCCGAGCTCGTCCGCCTGGCGAGGGTGGATGAGCGTGTGGTGGTGGATGGGGGGCGGCGACTTGCGGGACGCGGTGGTTACATTTGCGGTCCGCAGTGCGTGGAGGGGGCCGTCAAGCGCAAGGGGTTCGGCCGCGCGTTCCGCGGCAAGGCGCTCGCCGACGCCCAAGCGTTGGTCGCCGGGTTGAAAGAGGCGCTTGCGATACGCGGAGTTACGTTGACTGCCGCTGAAGGAAAGCATTAG
- a CDS encoding ribosome maturation factor RimP, whose product MSQKHEIVEKATALTEPLATAEGLELVDIEWVNEGGWILRVFIDKPGATVGLEECQALSRVLETALDVEDFIPQHYTLEVSSPGVNRPLTKPQHFQKALGQQVKVKTFGPIGDPPRKNFSGTLVGFEAGAAQVEVEGAGRFSIPLELIAKAHIEYDFSADLKKKPQHPTNAE is encoded by the coding sequence ATGTCGCAGAAGCACGAGATCGTGGAGAAGGCCACCGCCCTGACCGAACCCCTGGCCACCGCCGAGGGCCTGGAGCTCGTAGACATCGAGTGGGTCAACGAGGGCGGCTGGATTCTGCGCGTCTTCATCGACAAGCCGGGCGCGACCGTGGGCCTCGAGGAGTGCCAGGCGCTCTCCCGGGTGCTCGAGACCGCGCTCGACGTCGAGGACTTCATTCCCCAGCACTACACGCTCGAGGTCTCCAGCCCCGGCGTGAACCGGCCGCTCACCAAGCCCCAGCACTTCCAGAAGGCGCTCGGCCAGCAGGTGAAGGTGAAGACCTTCGGCCCGATTGGCGACCCGCCGCGCAAGAACTTCTCGGGCACCCTGGTCGGCTTCGAGGCGGGCGCGGCCCAGGTGGAGGTCGAGGGCGCCGGGCGCTTCTCGATCCCGCTCGAGCTCATCGCCAAGGCGCACATTGAGTACGACTTCTCCGCCGATTTGAAGAAGAAGCCGCAGCACCCCACAAACGCTGAATAG
- a CDS encoding alpha/beta hydrolase, with amino-acid sequence MPTVTSKDGTTIGYEKLGNGPPLILVDGALCSRQFGPSRDLAKHLASDFTVFFYDRRGRGESGDTKPYDRAREVEDLAALIDVAGGKVSLLGLSSGAALALEAAASDLPVTRVFAYEPPYVRTGGRDAPANHQRELERLVAEDRRGDAVKFFMRDMVHVPGPVVVMMRLMFWMWPKLCAVAHTLPYDAAVMGDFTAPTQRLAKIQTPVMIGFGGKTTEELKVAARAVAGAIPGAASHEFAGQNHAIGASALVPTAAAFLRA; translated from the coding sequence ATGCCCACGGTGACCTCGAAGGACGGAACGACCATCGGCTACGAGAAGCTCGGCAACGGACCGCCGCTCATCCTCGTGGACGGCGCGCTCTGCAGCCGGCAGTTCGGACCCTCTCGTGACCTGGCCAAGCACCTGGCGAGCGACTTCACGGTGTTCTTCTACGACCGTCGCGGTCGCGGCGAGAGCGGTGACACGAAGCCCTACGATCGCGCGCGCGAGGTCGAGGATCTCGCCGCGCTCATCGACGTCGCGGGCGGCAAGGTTTCGCTGCTCGGGCTCTCCTCGGGTGCGGCGCTCGCGCTCGAGGCGGCCGCGTCGGACCTGCCGGTGACGCGCGTGTTTGCGTACGAGCCGCCGTACGTCCGCACGGGGGGCCGCGACGCGCCGGCGAACCATCAACGAGAGCTCGAGCGGCTCGTCGCCGAGGACCGCCGCGGCGACGCGGTGAAGTTCTTCATGCGCGACATGGTCCACGTGCCCGGGCCCGTGGTGGTGATGATGCGGCTCATGTTCTGGATGTGGCCCAAGCTCTGCGCCGTCGCGCATACGCTGCCCTACGACGCTGCGGTGATGGGCGACTTCACCGCCCCCACGCAGCGGCTCGCGAAGATCCAGACGCCGGTCATGATTGGCTTCGGCGGCAAGACCACGGAAGAGCTCAAGGTCGCTGCGCGCGCGGTTGCGGGCGCGATTCCCGGTGCGGCGTCGCATGAGTTTGCGGGCCAGAACCACGCCATTGGCGCGAGTGCCCTGGTGCCCACGGCCGCCGCGTTCCTGCGCGCCTGA
- the nusA gene encoding transcription termination/antitermination protein NusA, with the protein MPTAVTTPSVNLNLVLDQVAKDKGIERAVLVDTLQDAIQQAAKKTFGMERSLEATYNEDKGVVELFQAITIVDVVIDPLQAVNQMTMDEAKAKGMDVQVGDELVFQIFYRDEDAAEAKAQDEQYGDILKLKTFRRGFGRIAAQTAKQVIIQRTRDAEREIVFNAFKDRTSEIISGTARRFERGNIIVDIANVEAVLPVREQVPRETYRPGDRVDAYVLEVLRESKGPQIILSRTSVHLLIKLFEREVPEIAEGIVVIEAAAREPGGRSKIAVSSRDGDVDPVGACVGMKGSRVQAVVQELRGEKIDIVPYDEDHARFVCSALAPAEVSRVLIDEANHAMEIIVPDDQLSLAIGRRGQNVRLAAQLTGWKLDINSETRVREMREFASRSLSKLPGVGELLIETLYAHGFRKAEDIAKASPDVLAQIPGIDLAKIPAMQEAARAQMYDDSAELARLEAERQAAAEAERRRHPDELSQQERLMRVRGLGEKTVDQLGTGGYHTVEDIHNEADVNKLGESSGIGLKKARQLKHAVEQYLQDEAKLRAELDAEKAKAAASPAPAGQPEGGSPA; encoded by the coding sequence ATGCCTACCGCCGTCACCACGCCGTCCGTGAACTTGAACCTGGTCCTCGATCAAGTGGCCAAGGACAAGGGCATCGAGCGCGCCGTCCTCGTGGACACCTTGCAGGACGCCATCCAGCAGGCGGCCAAGAAGACGTTCGGCATGGAGCGCAGCCTCGAGGCCACCTACAACGAGGACAAGGGCGTGGTGGAGCTCTTCCAGGCCATCACCATCGTCGACGTGGTCATCGACCCGCTCCAGGCGGTGAACCAGATGACCATGGACGAGGCCAAGGCCAAGGGCATGGACGTCCAGGTGGGCGACGAGCTCGTCTTCCAGATCTTCTACCGCGACGAGGACGCCGCCGAGGCCAAGGCCCAGGACGAGCAGTACGGCGACATCCTCAAGCTCAAGACCTTCCGCCGCGGGTTCGGCCGCATTGCCGCCCAGACCGCCAAGCAGGTCATCATCCAGCGCACCCGCGACGCCGAGCGCGAGATCGTCTTCAACGCGTTCAAGGACCGCACGAGCGAGATCATCAGCGGCACGGCGCGCCGCTTCGAGCGCGGCAACATCATCGTCGACATCGCCAACGTTGAAGCGGTTCTCCCCGTGCGCGAGCAGGTGCCCCGCGAGACCTACCGCCCGGGCGACCGCGTGGATGCGTACGTGCTCGAGGTGCTCCGCGAGAGCAAGGGCCCGCAGATCATCCTCAGCCGCACCAGCGTGCACCTGCTCATCAAGCTCTTCGAGCGCGAGGTCCCCGAGATCGCGGAAGGTATCGTGGTCATCGAGGCGGCGGCGCGCGAGCCCGGCGGCCGCAGCAAGATCGCGGTGTCCAGCCGCGACGGCGACGTGGATCCCGTGGGCGCCTGCGTGGGCATGAAGGGCAGCCGCGTGCAGGCGGTGGTGCAGGAGCTCCGCGGCGAGAAGATCGACATCGTCCCCTACGACGAGGACCACGCCCGCTTCGTGTGCAGCGCGCTCGCGCCCGCCGAGGTCAGCCGCGTGCTCATCGACGAGGCCAACCACGCCATGGAGATCATCGTTCCGGATGACCAGCTCTCGCTGGCCATCGGCCGCCGCGGCCAGAACGTGCGCCTCGCCGCCCAGCTCACCGGCTGGAAGCTCGACATCAACAGCGAGACCCGCGTGCGCGAGATGCGCGAGTTCGCCAGCCGCAGCTTGAGCAAGCTGCCCGGCGTGGGCGAGCTCCTCATCGAGACGCTGTACGCCCACGGCTTCCGCAAGGCCGAGGACATCGCCAAGGCCAGCCCCGACGTGCTCGCCCAGATTCCCGGCATCGACCTCGCCAAGATCCCGGCCATGCAGGAAGCCGCGCGTGCGCAGATGTACGACGACTCCGCCGAGCTCGCCCGCCTGGAGGCCGAGCGCCAGGCCGCGGCCGAGGCCGAGCGCCGCCGCCACCCGGACGAGCTCAGTCAGCAGGAGCGCCTGATGCGCGTCCGTGGCTTGGGCGAGAAGACCGTCGACCAGCTGGGCACGGGCGGGTACCACACGGTGGAAGACATCCACAACGAGGCCGACGTGAACAAGCTGGGCGAGAGCTCCGGCATCGGCCTCAAGAAGGCGCGCCAGCTCAAGCACGCCGTGGAGCAGTACCTCCAGGACGAGGCCAAGCTGCGCGCCGAGCTCGACGCCGAGAAGGCCAAGGCCGCCGCCAGCCCCGCGCCTGCGGGCCAGCCGGAGGGCGGGTCGCCGGCCTAG